One genomic segment of Linepithema humile isolate Giens D197 chromosome 5, Lhum_UNIL_v1.0, whole genome shotgun sequence includes these proteins:
- the LOC105673216 gene encoding fatty acyl-CoA reductase wat — protein MVEVFMDRIDDQEMAVIESKCKSETPMESSLMECSPTEDLLPVNEKLSPIQEFYHGQSIFITGGTGFMGKLLIEKLLRTCSGLASIYLLVRPKKGKDVHQRTEEIFDDVLFERLKDEQPKFRHQIVAIAGDCSQPNLGISSQDRATLIREVSIVFHIAATVRFDEKLKLAVPINVRSTRDVLNLCKEIPNLKSFVHVSTAYANCPQSTIEEKFYDAPMDSDKLIALIECVEDKLAEDITPQLLGKWPNTYTFTKAVAENVIRKQAGDMPIGIFRPAIVISTYQEPIRGWIDNLYGPTGVAAGAGTGLLRSIHCDGSVSANVVPADLTINALIACAWDISNIRLNNNSHSDIPIYNYVSRDNPITYNDLKELSEKYGFDFPSNKAIWYYSFRNTKHRLIHLFFVYFCHLFPALLVDTATVCMGKQPRLLKVYKKIHKFMDVLNYFSTQEWIFTNDRLHAMITKFTSYDRKNFDCDIRNLNWEVYFETYLRGIRVYLIKDPLDTLPQARVRWQRLYWCHQALKLILAYIVMRISWSAISMLFKFFDINM, from the exons ATGGTGGAAGTGTTCATGGATCGTATCGACGACCAGGAGATGGCCGTTATCGAGTCGAAATGCAAATCGGAAACACCCATGGAATCCTCGCTGATGGAATGCTCGCCGACGGAGGATTTGTTGCCGGTCAATGAAAAACTCTCGCCGATTCAGGAGTTCTATCATGGCCAGAGTATTTTTATCACCGGCGGCACCGGCTTTATGGGCAAGCTACTGATTGAGAAACTTCTCAGAACATGTTCTGGTTTGGCATCTATCTACTTGTTAGTGCGCCCCAAGAAAGGCAAGGATGTGCATCAACGCACCGAGGAAATCTTTGATGATGTG TTATTTGAAAGACTTAAGGATGAGCAGCCGAAATTCCGGCATCAGATCGTTGCTATAGCGGGTGACTGTAGCCAGCCAAATCTGGGAATATCTTCACAAGATCGGGCCACTCTAATTCGAGAAGTGTCGATTGTCTTTCACATTGCGGCTACAGTCAGATTCGATGAGAAGTTGAAGCTAGCAGTACCAATTAATGTCAGAAGTACAAGAGACGTTTTGAATCTCTGTAAAGAGATCCCCAATCTGAAG TCATTTGTGCATGTATCGACCGCGTATGCAAATTGTCCGCAAAGCACGATCGAAGAAAAGTTTTACGACGCGCCAATGGATTCCGACAAATTAATCGCGCTGATAGAGTGCGTGGAGGATAAATTGGCCGAGGATATAACACCGCA attattagGAAAGTGGCCAAACACCTATACCTTTACAAAAGCGGTTGCGGAGAATGTGATTAGGAAACAGGCTGGCGACATGCCGATCGGCATTTTCCGTCCTGCCATTG TAATTTCAACGTATCAGGAACCTATACGAGGCTGGATCGATAATTTATACGGTCCAACGGGAGTTGCTGCTGGTGCTGGAACCGGATTACTGCGATCGATTCATTGCGATGGCTCGGTATCCGCAAACGTGGTCCCTGCCGATTTGACAATTAACGCTCTTATTGCGTGTGCATGGGACATATCGAACATAAG GTTGAACAACAACTCGCACAGCGACAttccaatttataattacgtgTCTAGGGACAATCCCATAACGTACAATGATCTGAAGGAACTATCAGAAAAGTACGGTTTCGATTTTCCCTCTAACAAAGCAATTTGGTACTACAGCTTTAGAAACACAAAGCATAGATTAATCCATCTTTTTTTCGTATACTTCTGCCACTTGTTCCCAGCTTTACTGGTCGACACCGCGACTGTCTGCATGGGAAAGCAGCCGAG ATTGCTTAAGGTTTACAAAAAGATACACAAATTCATGGACGTGTTAAACTACTTTTCCACGCAAGAATGGATATTTACTAATGATCGACTACACGCAATGATAACGAAGTTCACGTCCTACGATCGTAAAAACTTCGATTGCGATATAAGAAATCTCAATTGGGAAGTATATTTTGAGACGTACCTTCGCGGAATAAGAGTGTACCTCATCAAGGATCCCTTGGACACTTTGCCGCAGGCGCGCGTCAGATGGCAAAG aTTATACTGGTGCCATCAA